The Puntigrus tetrazona isolate hp1 unplaced genomic scaffold, ASM1883169v1 S000000707, whole genome shotgun sequence genome includes the window TGGCCGTCCTCTGGCCTGGGCACAGCTGTGGCACCCCACCATCTGTCCCCCTTCAGCctgtaacattacatttaattcatatttcatcatttatgaCATGCCTTTCCTCTCTCGatccttttctctctcactcatttATATGGCGCTGTTTCATCCTGAGTTCTCCTATATGTTGCAGAACTCTTGGAGTGTGTTTCTGCAGTCTTTGATATCTTCTCATTCTGCACATCAGCTGCGAAGGATGCGGCAGATTCTCATGAGTCAGGCCCGAACTCACTCTTTTTTGTCTGCTCACCTGAAAAATGGAGTTGACAGAAGCTGATGTgacaaagaatttaaaaatacaattctagAATACTAGATACTAGCTATATTTAATAACGTAATCTGTCACATAACACAATTTACGTAGTATAatctttatgtttattatttaaagaggataatattaatataaaaatacaatgagAAAGCTACacaacaatatttttatgttttggtcGACAAAAATGTTTGGGAATGCctgcattataaatatgaaaaggtGTGAATATGTATAGTTTAACATGTCAAAAGTATCCAAAGACTTGATCATTtgaataatgattaattaatgaatgcGTCTGATCTATGAGTTGATTAGAGGTGCAATGTTGCAATCTTAAGAAAACActctttaaatgtgaaattatttctgtaaatacaGTTTTACCGGACTAATGGCAGGCCCGTGTATACCATTCCCCATCTCTAGACTTCTGAATGTAAGTAAAttagttacaaataaaaaaaaaatagaaagttaaCATTTAGTGACTCACTATGCCAACAGGTGAACTGGAGTAGAGGGCTGAAGAAAATAAGGGTTCGTAAGTGAAGTCCTCGCTGccaacaaacatacaaacagtCAGCTTCAAAGCGCCATGAAGTCATTTCAGAACTAATTGCATATGGACAGggttattaaatgaataattttaccATGATACTGGCGCAGCTGTCTTCCAGAAAGTCTCTCCATACGGAGGCTGCACCGGTAACACGGCCTCCTCACTGGAACGAGTCACTTCCTTTGATCGCCTGTAGATGGCACAACGACATCACTATACCCTTAAATGACCGTAAACCACAGAGAAACATATACATGTGTGAAACAcgctttaatttttaacatacGGACAGAAACTCTTACTTTGCGAAAGGCGGAAACAGGTCAAAATGGTCCGTTTCGGTCTGTGATGACGGATAGTTTGCGGTCCACATTTCTTCTAGCCATATAGCTGAGTATTTAAGTACTCaacttatttacttattatctGGCaaaattttaacagtaaaataggTTAGTTCGTATATTAACAAGAGACTGAATGTATTTAGGCATAAAATGGTATAAAAAAGTGTTACTTAAAAATGCATGGTAACACAATCTTAAAGAGCACTTCTCACAGTTTGTTAGATGTTTCCCGCCACTGTCATGACCGCTCGTCAAAGTTTAGAAACAGCATCTGGTGGtctacatatttaatatatgaaaaagtGTATTCAGAAATAcaattcagtatatatatatatatatatatatatatatatatatatatatatatatatatatatatatatatatatatatatatatacacacacacacacacacacaaacacacgcgctGAATTGTATTTCTGAATACactttttcatatattaaataaataatacaattcagtgtatatatatatatatatatatatatatatatatatatatatatatatatatatatatatacacgctgAATTG containing:
- the LOC122335062 gene encoding uncharacterized protein LOC122335062, with the translated sequence MWTANYPSSQTETDHFDLFPPFAKRSKEVTRSSEEAVLPVQPPYGETFWKTAAPVSCEDFTYEPLFSSALYSSSPVGIVSRQKRVSSGLTHENLPHPSQLMCRMRRYQRLQKHTPRVLQHIGELRMKQRHINELKGDRWWGATAVPRPEDGHGSQKLPEGGDEQLLCPAAGVSIGAMLMDNPDVAVTMPYETASSPTLLFSFTEYEQFRDLAPGGNPMMAFVSGTAHRSLLMADDVCAAVNSGTSHGVNDDQMSLFC